From the genome of Anoplopoma fimbria isolate UVic2021 breed Golden Eagle Sablefish chromosome 1, Afim_UVic_2022, whole genome shotgun sequence, one region includes:
- the kcnj1a.1 gene encoding ATP-sensitive inward rectifier potassium channel 1a.1: MNRRIQEYLVERKRCSARLVGKDGHCNIEYGNIKYSNHLSFLADFWTTFVEIRWRFVLFLFIASFTLSWFIFGLLWYWIARSNGDLTWQNPPSDHLPCVDNVGGLTTAFLFSLETQTTVGYGGRAPTPYCPGAVALVIIQSLLGAVINCFLCGVILSKISSPKKRAKTISFSDIAVISPKNGSLALSIRVANLRKTLMIGSQIYGKLLRTTNTPDGETIIMDQVNIDFMVDAGKDNLFFICPLTLYHIIDKSSPFFEMAVDTLYKHEFELIVFLDGTAESTSSSCQVRTSFIPQEIMWGYNFLPIISRSKEGKYRVDFSNFSKVVPVATAHCAYCFHNIKGHHHHSRDGHDNQGFEVIDIGDHPNVTKM; the protein is encoded by the coding sequence ATGAACAGACGTATTCAGGAGTATCTGGTGGAGCGAAAAAGATGCAGTGCCAGACTAGTTGGCAAAGATGGTCACTGCAACATTGAATATGGAAACATCAAATACAGCAACCACTTATCCTTCCTGGCTGACTTCTGGACCACCTTTGTGGAGATCCGGTGGCGTTTTGTCCTTTTCCTCTTCATTGCCTCCTTCACCCTCAGCTGGTTCATTTTTGGCCTGCTGTGGTACTGGATTGCACGCAGCAACGGTGACCTGACGTGGCAAAACCCCCCATCAGACCACCTTCCATGTGTTGATAATGTTGGAGGACTCACCACAGCTTTCCTTTTCTCCCTTGAAACCCAGACAACTGTTGGGTATGGTGGCCGAGCGCCCACTCCTTACTGCCCAGGTGCTGTGGCCCTTGTTATCATCCAGTCCCTCCTTGGAGCTGTTATCAACTGCTTCTTGTGTGGGGTCATCCTGTCCAAAATCTCTTCACCCAAAAAGAGGGCAAAGACCATCTCATTCAGTGACATTGCTGTCATCAGCCCCAAAAATGGTTCCCTTGCCCTGTCGATCAGAGTGGCCAATCTGCGCAAGACCCTAATGATTGGAAGCCAGATCTATGGCAAGCTGCTGAGgacaacaaacacaccagaCGGGGAGACAATCATTATGGACCAGGTGAACATTGACTTCATGGTGGACGCCGGGAAGGACAACCTCTTCTTCATTTGTCCTCTCACGCTCTACCACATCATCGACAAGAGCAGCCCCTTCTTTGAGATGGCGGTGGACACGCTCTACAAACACGAGTTTGAGCTGATCGTCTTCCTAGACGGCACCGCAGAGTCCACCAGCTCTTCCTGCCAAGTCCGGACCTCCTTCATTCCTCAGGAGATCATGTGGGGCTACAACTTCTTGCCAATCATCTCAAGAAGCAAGGAGGGCAAGTACAGAGTAGATTTCTCAAACTTCTCCAAGGTGGTGCCAGTGGCCACTGCACACTGTGCCTACTGCTTCCACAACATCAAGGGTCATCATCACCACTCCAGAGATGGACATGACAACCAGGGCTTCGAGGTGATTGATATCGGTGATCATCCAAATGTCACCAAGATGTGA